In Candidatus Zixiibacteriota bacterium, the following are encoded in one genomic region:
- a CDS encoding HypC/HybG/HupF family hydrogenase formation chaperone: MCLAVPGKIIAVDPTESLMRPGKVDFGGVVKDVNLCYVPEAKVGDYVIVHVGFALNVIDDAEAARVFEYLREIGEIEKDQAESA; the protein is encoded by the coding sequence ATGTGTCTCGCCGTTCCGGGAAAGATCATCGCCGTTGACCCGACCGAGTCGCTAATGCGGCCCGGCAAGGTGGACTTCGGCGGCGTCGTCAAAGACGTCAATCTTTGCTATGTCCCCGAGGCCAAGGTCGGCGACTATGTCATCGTCCATGTCGGCTTTGCTCTCAATGTGATTGATGACGCCGAAGCCGCCCGTGTCTTCGAGTACCTGCGCGAGATCGGCGAGATCGAGAAGGACCAGGCGGAATCAGCGTGA
- the hypD gene encoding hydrogenase formation protein HypD, whose protein sequence is MKYIDEYRDAAAARALAEEIRRITKRSWTIMEICGGQTHAIVKFGLDQLLPPEITLVHGPGCPVCVTPVETLDAACTIAARPEVIFCSFGDMLRVPGSAVDLLRVKAQSGDVRIVYSPTDAVAIARANPDRQVVFFGVGFETTAPANAMAVYAAAQERLDNFSILVSQVTVPPAMIAILSAPHNRVQGFLAAGHVCTVMGFWEYEPIARRFRVPIVVTGFEPIDLLEGILMCVRQLEAGRSDVENQYARAVSQGGNQPAQQLLREVFEIADRNWRGIGVIPRSGLRLREKYRSYDAEQRFAIATAAVARETECISGLVLQGIKKPHECPAFGTRCTPEQPLGATMVSSEGACAAYFRYRGRIASK, encoded by the coding sequence GTGAAGTATATAGATGAATACCGCGATGCCGCCGCCGCGCGCGCGTTGGCCGAAGAAATCCGGCGCATCACGAAGCGGTCGTGGACGATCATGGAAATCTGCGGTGGTCAGACCCACGCCATCGTCAAATTCGGACTCGACCAACTGTTGCCGCCCGAGATCACGCTGGTGCACGGGCCGGGTTGTCCGGTCTGCGTGACGCCGGTGGAGACGCTGGATGCGGCGTGCACGATTGCCGCCCGGCCGGAAGTGATATTCTGCTCATTCGGCGATATGCTCCGCGTACCCGGCAGCGCGGTCGACCTGCTGCGCGTCAAGGCGCAGAGCGGTGACGTGCGCATCGTCTACTCGCCGACCGACGCCGTCGCTATCGCCCGCGCCAATCCGGACCGCCAGGTAGTCTTCTTTGGCGTCGGTTTTGAAACCACCGCGCCGGCGAATGCTATGGCCGTATATGCCGCCGCGCAGGAACGGCTTGACAATTTCTCCATTCTTGTCTCGCAGGTTACTGTGCCGCCCGCGATGATCGCGATCCTGAGTGCGCCGCACAATCGCGTGCAGGGTTTTCTCGCGGCGGGCCACGTTTGCACCGTGATGGGCTTCTGGGAGTACGAGCCGATCGCCCGCCGGTTTCGCGTCCCGATTGTTGTCACCGGTTTCGAGCCGATTGACCTACTGGAAGGCATTCTGATGTGTGTACGCCAGCTTGAAGCCGGCCGCAGTGACGTCGAGAACCAGTATGCCCGCGCGGTCAGCCAGGGGGGAAACCAGCCGGCCCAACAGCTACTGCGCGAGGTCTTTGAGATTGCCGACCGCAACTGGCGCGGCATCGGCGTGATTCCGCGCAGCGGACTGCGCTTGCGTGAGAAATACAGAAGCTATGATGCGGAACAGCGTTTTGCGATTGCAACCGCAGCGGTTGCCCGCGAAACGGAATGTATCAGCGGCTTGGTCCTGCAGGGCATCAAGAAGCCGCACGAATGCCCGGCGTTCGGTACGCGCTGTACACCGGAACAACCGCTGGGCGCAACCATGGTTTCCAGCGAGGGCGCATGCGCTGCCTACTTCCGCTATCGCGGCCGCATCGCGAGCAAATGA
- the hypE gene encoding hydrogenase expression/formation protein HypE, giving the protein MTDPEFHLNCPLPLANHEQVLLAHGGGGRLMQQLLEQVITPAIDNATLQSRHDSAVIEVGGQRFAFTTDSFVVRPLVFNGGDIGKLAVCGTVNDLAMAGARPLFLSLGLIIEEGFAMERLQGIMRSIGSTATAAGVIIVTGDTKVVERGKGDGLYINTAGIGIIEYQQQIAPASIRAGDAIILSGDIGRHGIAIMTQRENLQFETAIASDCAPLHREVAALLNAGIEIHCLRDLTRGGLASALVELAQTAQLGIQIDEHAIAVTPPVRAACEILGLDPLHVANEGRFIAIVPQAHAAAALERLATFGTDYAPALIGQVTTADPGLVTMTSLIGATRIVDMLSGEQLPRIC; this is encoded by the coding sequence ATGACCGATCCAGAGTTCCATCTGAATTGTCCGCTCCCGCTGGCCAACCATGAGCAGGTGCTGCTGGCCCATGGCGGCGGCGGCCGTCTGATGCAGCAGTTGCTCGAACAGGTGATCACGCCGGCGATCGACAATGCGACGCTGCAGTCGCGCCACGATTCGGCGGTAATCGAGGTCGGCGGGCAGCGCTTCGCCTTCACGACCGATTCGTTTGTGGTGCGACCGCTCGTCTTCAACGGCGGCGATATCGGCAAGTTAGCCGTCTGCGGCACGGTCAACGACCTGGCCATGGCGGGTGCGCGACCGTTGTTTCTGAGCCTGGGGCTAATCATCGAGGAAGGCTTCGCGATGGAAAGACTCCAAGGCATCATGCGGTCGATTGGTAGTACCGCGACGGCCGCCGGTGTGATCATCGTCACCGGCGACACCAAGGTCGTCGAGCGCGGCAAGGGCGACGGCCTCTACATCAACACCGCCGGCATCGGCATCATCGAGTATCAGCAGCAGATCGCGCCCGCTTCTATTCGCGCCGGCGACGCAATCATTCTTTCGGGTGACATTGGACGTCACGGTATCGCGATCATGACTCAGCGCGAGAACCTGCAGTTCGAGACGGCGATCGCCAGCGACTGCGCGCCGTTGCACCGTGAAGTTGCCGCTTTGCTGAATGCCGGTATCGAGATCCATTGTTTGCGCGATCTTACCCGCGGCGGTCTGGCCAGCGCACTGGTGGAGCTGGCGCAGACAGCACAGCTTGGCATCCAGATCGATGAGCACGCCATCGCAGTGACGCCGCCGGTGCGAGCCGCTTGCGAAATCCTCGGACTTGATCCGCTGCACGTGGCCAACGAAGGCCGCTTTATCGCGATCGTACCGCAGGCGCACGCAGCCGCCGCGCTGGAACGGCTGGCGACTTTCGGTACCGACTACGCACCCGCATTGATCGGGCAAGTCACGACCGCTGATCCCGGTCTCGTTACCATGACCAGCCTGATCGGCGCGACCCGGATTGTGGACATGCTTTCCGGCGAGCAGCTGCCGCGCATCTGCTGA